One Gossypium hirsutum isolate 1008001.06 chromosome A08, Gossypium_hirsutum_v2.1, whole genome shotgun sequence genomic window, CCTCACAGTACGGATGTCCTTAACCGAAGAGTCCATAGAATCAGAAACACTAATGTAGGCCAAGTATGCCTCATATCCTTTCGTCACCAACTTCTCTGCTACCAACGCAGATATCACATTACTCAGATAATTCCGTCGCTCTCCAATCACGACTATCTCATTATCCTCCTCAATCCTCAGAGCCACCTTCTTTTCAGCACAATCCAGATTTACACGATGCTTCACCAACCAGCCCATACCAAGAATTAAGTCGAATTCCCCAAACAGAagttccatcagatcagccaAAAATATTGTCCCTTAGACTTCCAATGGAATGTCCCTGAACAGCTTACTAACCCTAATAGCCTGCCCTACCGGACACACCACAGAaatctcactagaagtactctcaaaCGAAATTCCCAAAGTTTCAGACACAGAACATGCAACATAAGaatgtgtagagcctatgtctatcagtgcaaCATAAGGTACCTTAAGAATAAAAAACGTACCCGTGATGACATCCGGAGTATCTCCATCCTCACGATGACGTGCAGCATAGACAAGTGCGGGTTGTCTCACCTCAGTCGGCCCAGCACCTCAGCCCGGTGCTTTCTGCCCTCGACCCATTCCGTTACCACCCCTAGCATGGCctcggcccctaggtggctgctgaactaccctcgGCGGTTGTGCAGCCTCAGTAGctggagcttgcatctgattagtCCTCAATGGACAATCCTTAACACAATGCTCAGATGATCCACATCTAAGACAAGCTCTAGTAAACCTCCAACACTCACTCGGATGGCGTCTACTACAAAGTTGACAAATCACCACCCCAGCAGATGCAACAGTAGACCCAACTCTCACGGGCCCATCAGATCTTGTCTTCTTCCTAGGCCTCACCCCAACATTCAAAACCTCTACATCCCTCTGAGCCTTCCCTCTGTCACGGTTCTGGAGCTCAGCGTGCTtaacctcctcggctatcttggCCTTCTTGACCAAGACTGAAAAATCCTGCTCCCTCagaggagctatcagaaccctaaGTTTCTCTAAGGCCGTCCTCAAAATGAACACAGCGCTCATACTCAATCGTCACCATGCCTTGTGCATAATGGCTCAGCCTTAGAAagtcggcctcatactcggccaccgaACGGTCTCCCTGAGTAAGATTTAGGAACTCACGTCTTCTAGCATCGATATAACTGGCCCTCACATATTTGCTCTGGAAATCTGTATTAAACAAATCCCACGTTAGACTGTCAGGCTGAGTGCCATCCCTAACcgtcagccaccactgatatgcttcaTCACGAAGCAACGGAATAGCCCCCTTGAACTTCTGCTCGGCAGTAAAACCTAAATCATCCATAATATGCTCCGTAGCCTCCATCTAGTACTCAGCAACATTAGGAGCGACTCCAGCTATGCCCCTGAATACCTCAGCCCCATTGGGCTGGATTCGTTCTGTAACCGACCCACGGCCCCCCAATCCAGCATTAGCTCCAACGATCTTCTCCAGGATTCGCAGCATTGCCTGGGACAATGCGTGTCCCCGGCTGCATGGTCCTGAGAATCAGCACCCGTCTCAGTAACAGGTGACACCGGTGTCTTGCTAGTGTCCAGATTAGGGATCGTATCAGATGCGAAAGACTCAGCTCCAATCCCTCTATGGCCTCTACCTCTGCCTCTAGTGCCCCGTCCACGAGTACCACGTGTGCTTATCGTAATTATCGAATTAATCTGTATTTAGAAGTTTTATGCACATTAGTTTACAGTTTCGATaattattagcagatattttatgcaagACAGTATCAGAGTTTTAAAGTCAGTTATCGCGAGTAGTAAGCTAACTACAGTTTTTAGTTTACACTACCTAAAGTGTTTCATAACACATACACAGTATTTCAGACAGATACATACAAAATTTTCAGTATAAGCATGCTTTCAAACTGTACATATCAGAGTTTCAAGAACTTACAAGATCAATGCTGGAggctcggtgtaccacatacttactATCAGAATATTTCAAATCGTTTCACAAATCGTTCCACAGCAAGTTTTGAACCAggttttgataccactaaatgtaacaccccaaacccgacctagatgctATGGCCGAATTTGGCAGCGTCACATGTGAGTGCTTTTTAGAAAACCTTAGCAAATCAAAAATCGTCCAATTTGTTATCTTTACTTAAGTCGTGAAAACCTTAATCTAGATATTAAGTGAAAACATTTCATTAATgcggaagctaaaacatcattaagtcataaatcaaataatttatcaGTTTAAATTCCTAAAATAAACTTGTGAATAGTTCGTGACCAAAACCATATTAATCCCAAAACATATACTTAAAAAAGAAACAGACAAAATAAAATGTTACTTAAAAATCCGTAATTGTCTACCAATGGTCACCATCGAGCCCTCCGTCACACTGATCCATCTactgctgaggattacctgacaaACAAAATTAACACGGCCTCCACATAGGcagtccacacgcccgtgtggcattgAAAATTTCGATTTTAACTTTCGCCAGAACCCGTTTTCTGTGTAATCGAGGTACACACTTGGTTCGTTTTCGCTTCTAATCCAACCACGATCACTCTAAGCCTAAAATTAATAATACCGAGTCCAAAACTAGTCTTTTAAATTAGATTATTAAGAATAGGCAAATCCCAAAATgagagatctacttaccttcaaCGAATAACAGTGATTATTCATTGTTTAGAACCCCGATTAGTGATCTACAGAACATTGATAATCCCCTATATAGCAACACAAATCACTCTTAAACAATCTCCCAACGAAACCATGCAATTTAACAAAACCATACTTACCGAATTCGCGCACAGAAACTAATTTACACCTTTTTTGAGTAGAGAGGGCAAAATCCAATTCGACTCCTAAAATAAggacctccatggtacttttacatTAAAGGGTATAATctatatctataatatatataaagatttTGATTGAATTGATGTAATTTATAATTAGATCTCAACTCAATTGTTAAATTACCaatatatcattatttttttaaagtaataaatatttaatttaagggtaattttatcTCTTTATATAAAATTCAGAAAAACTACATATTTATAATAGGATTTAAACCCAAAATTCCATcatatatattttcttaattttacaatttcaaccaaagtaaaattttcatgtgaatctttaataaatatattacgAAATTATTTTCACCcgtaaaataatctaaaatttacTCTCGAGCAGTTTAATTCAATTAGTTTTCAGATTATATAATTTGCGAACTAAGACGAACATTTGTATTCATTGTGTGCAACATTATTTAATAGTAGAATAAAATTTCTATCGTCTGCTATatggttttatatatatatattcattgttaGTTATATgtattgattaaattattttatttattttttagtattttaaaattataacatttcataaataatatgattA contains:
- the LOC107919111 gene encoding uncharacterized protein, producing the protein MEATEHIMDDLGFTAEQKFKGAIPLLRDEAYQWWLTVRDGTQPDSLTWDLFNTDFQSKYVRASYIDARRREFLNLTQGDRSVAEYEADFLRLSHYAQGMDFSVLVKKAKIAEEVKHAELQNRDRGKAQRDVEVLNVGVRPRKKTRSDGPVRVGSTVASAGVVICQLCSRRHPSECWRFTRACLRCGSSEHCVKDCPLRTNQMQAPATEAAQPPRVVQQPPRGRGHARGGNGMGRGQKAPG